Below is a window of bacterium DNA.
ACTCAGAATGATGTTTAAAATATCATTTATCCTTATCCTATCATTAATATTTCAGATAACTTATCCTCAATTAGTCTTTTCTTATGGTCTGCTTACACACATCGAGCTTATGACTCAAACAATGAGAGCATTAGGGTCTGAATTCGCCTCCATATCAACTACATTCTTACTTTATGCCACATTAGGGGCAATTGGACCAAATATTTTTAAAGGTAACCTTTTTAAAAAACTTCATGGAGAACAATTTACACAATTTGTCTATGGCATGATAGATTATTTAATGAATCTTACACCTGGAGAAAAAAGGCAGAAACTAACTGCCTATTTATATGGCTATTTAACCCATCTTGCCGGGGATATAAATGGTGATGCACTTGCCCATCGACTAAGTCATCAAAAAGAACATAATTCTAAGTTTAATCGAGTTTATCTTCATCAAGACCTTTATGTTGCGTGTAAATATTATCCTGCGGGTGGGAATAAGGCTAATTTAAAGATTGACTTATATGAATTAGATACAGATATTATGCAGATGTATCGATGGGTATTTGATAAATTGGAAGGCGGGACATTTAAATTAGAGTGGAAGACATTTATCTCTTCTTATGACCGAACTCGACTTCTTATCTGGTGGTTAATCCAGGAGGCAAAA
It encodes the following:
- a CDS encoding zinc dependent phospholipase C family protein, with protein sequence MMFKISFILILSLIFQITYPQLVFSYGLLTHIELMTQTMRALGSEFASISTTFLLYATLGAIGPNIFKGNLFKKLHGEQFTQFVYGMIDYLMNLTPGEKRQKLTAYLYGYLTHLAGDINGDALAHRLSHQKEHNSKFNRVYLHQDLYVACKYYPAGGNKANLKIDLYELDTDIMQMYRWVFDKLEGGTFKLEWKTFISSYDRTRLLIWWLIQEAKQPFFRVFLPYNFSMKYLLEFERNFEDAKQKAIQFIKTATEYLYSPTWNKEGLDKLKEVLKEDDVGCPYL